In Eschrichtius robustus isolate mEscRob2 chromosome 2, mEscRob2.pri, whole genome shotgun sequence, a single window of DNA contains:
- the ABHD8 gene encoding protein ABHD8 yields MLTGVTDGIFCCLLGAPPNAVGPLESVESSDGYTFVEVKPGRVLRVKHAGPAPLPTPPPPLSDAAQGDQSGLVHCQRRITVYRNGRLLVENLGRAPRADLLHGQNGSGEPPAALEVELADPAGSDSRSGPGSAGSGSGGRRRRARRPKRTIHIDCEKRITSCKGAQADVVLFFIHGVGGSLAIWKEQLDFFVRLGYEVVAPDLAGHGASSAPQVAAAYTFYALAEDMRAIFKRYAKKRNVLIGHSYGVSFCTFLAHEYPDLVHKMIMINGGGPTALEPSFCSIFNMPTCVLHCLSPCLAWSFLKAGFARQGAKEKQLLKEGNAFNVSSFVLRAMMSGQYWPEGDEVYHAELTVPVLLVHGMHDKFVPVEEDQRMAEILLLAFLKLIDEGSHMVMLECPETVNTLLHEFLLWEPEPSPKALPEPLPTPPEEKK; encoded by the exons ATGCTGACCGGGGTGACCGATGGGATCTTTTGCTGCCTGCTGGGCGCGCCACCCAATGCTGTGGGGCCGCTGGAGAGTGTGGAGTCCAGTGATGGCTACACCTTTGTGGAGGTCAAGCCTGGCCGCGTGCTGCGGGTGAAGCATGCTGGACCCGCtccgctccccaccccacctccaccactgTCAGACGCCGCCCAGGGGGACCAATCTGGCTTGGTCCACTGCCAGCGCAGAATCACCGTGTACCGCAACGGGCGGTTACTGGTGGAGAACCTGGGCCGGGCACCACGAGCTGACCTCCTGCACGGGCAGAACGGCTCTGGGGAGCCACCAGCCGCCCTCGAGGTAGAGCTGGCTGACCCAGCGGGCAGCGATAGCCGCTCGGGCCCAGGCAGTGCTGGGAGTGGCAGTGGCGGACGACGGCGGCGAGCCCGACGCCCCAAGCGGACCATCCACATTGACTGTGAGAAGCGCATCACCAGCTGCAAGGGTGCCCAGGCCGATGTGGTGCTCTTTTTCATCCACGGTGTCGGCGGTTCCCTGGCCATCTGGAAGGAACAGCTGGACTTCTTTGTGCGCCTGGGCTACGAGGTGGTGGCGCCCGACCTGGCCGGCCACGGGGCCAGCTCAGCGCCCCAGGTGGCCGCCGCCTACACCTTCTATGCACTGGCAGAGGACATGCGTGCCATCTTCAAGCGCTACGCCAAGAAGCGAAACGTGCTCATTGGGCATTCTTACGG TGTCTCCTTCTGCACGTTCCTGGCGCATGAGTACCCCGACCTGGTGCACAAGATGATCATGATCAACGGCGGGGGCCCCACGGCACTGGAGCCCAGCTTCTGCTCCATCTTCAACATGCCCACGTGCGTCCTGCACTGCCTGTCACCCTGTCTGGCTTGGAGCTTCCTCAA ggctggCTTCGCCCGACAAGGGGCCAAAGAGAAGCAGCTGCTGAAGGAGGGCAATGCGTTCAATGTGTCTTCCTTTGTGCTTCGGGCCATGATGAGTGGCCAGTACTGGCCCGAGGGCGACGAGGTCTACCATGCTGAGCTCACCGTGCCCGTCCTGCTCGTCCATGGCATGCACGACAAGTTTGTGCCGGTGGAGGAAGACCAGCGCATGGCTGAG ATCCTGCTCCTGGCCTTCCTGAAGCTCATCGATGAAGGCAGCCACATGGTGATGCTGGAGTGTCCGGAAACGGTCAACACGCTGCTCCACGAATTCCTGCTCTGGGAGCCCGAGCCCTCGCCCAAGGCCCTGCCCGAGCCCCTGCCCACGCCCCCAGAGGAAAAGAAGTAG